One Echeneis naucrates chromosome 1, fEcheNa1.1, whole genome shotgun sequence DNA segment encodes these proteins:
- the LOC115049456 gene encoding von Willebrand factor A domain-containing protein 7-like, protein MTSVLVITLLGLVLMPGLTIAFIPMSKSNTNEVATHANITRTTLLQKVREACQSEAVVAGHEFNPTGNSPEELVQACLGPTATGEVSGAKFHSALQEIYTQNRQVDDDFANSAAHHFNSEEFLQGRRLITDGMVTIKANIRKENFKAARETLGRVLHTLQDFYSHSNWVELGNTEPYINLIRPNLPLENLADANIATCNDCASGTCPNPILPNILQQKKLTSGYMGIFSSVKPKGKCSHGGTSDLTNTVNPRGGISKDEGRGGNMAFHNAAVRLATAASLQLLEDIRLAAGDKDFLRMMGIARSSVVCFVIDTTGSMSDDIDGVRELMYKIIDSKKGTQDEPSEYIMVPFNDPDFGPVTRTADANKMKRELSNLKANGGGDVPEMCFSGLQLALTSAPHSSEVFVFTDAGVKDIALKETILALVRSTKSTVSFYNTGSSRRRRRRSVESPFDIYKELAQASGGQAIQVSKKELPQATDVILDTSTSALVTVLQRARNPGRQETFSFILDESLKNITIYITGISLSFTLTDPAGVSQSSSEVNGKLGTIQTVGNLRRIRLNANKQTGTWKINIVSNQPYTLKVTGQSTMSFIYEFVKSFEGPHPGYAVLSGRPLTGQPATLMVSVIGRRGPSSLDVGSIALMTPAAAAEAVSNGTMADMGNGDILVTVDAVPEGEFVLILKGTDKVSNTEFQRQSTTQMSISKVNIQAAVDSSVEPGEAFKLPFSVLTKGSGGQYHISARNDRDFPMSFPESLTLTTGEYSNNTLTITPPLSTESGTDVTLTLEAKSSSGVDSNYIVLRLSVIKKITDFVPPLCEIVTVLADDCPRDLSKCGSFRWELSANLTDKNGTGIERIFLQQGNGTLSHTSLSAPIIQASYNASCCAQIVEVVAVDEVGNVGKCYHSIVRSGGPPAVTLSLPLWFCLLVSVLGMNS, encoded by the exons ATGACTTCAGTGCTGGTAATAACCCTGCTGGGCTTGGTCCTGATGCCGGGACTGACCATAGCCTTTATTCCGATGTCCAAGTCCAACACGAATGAGGTGGCCACTCATGCCAACATTACTAGAACGACTCTATTGCAAAAAGTGAGAGAAGCATGTCAGTCGGAGGCTGTGGTGGCTGGTCATGAGTTTAATCCCACG GGTAACTCTCCTGAGGAATTGGTTCAGGCCTGCCTTGGACCTACAGCAACAGGAGAGGTATCAGGTGCCAAGTTTCACTCTGCTCTTCAAGAAATCTACACCCAGAACAGACAGGTGGATGATGACTTTGCCAACAG CGCTGCACACCACTTCAACTCAGAGGAATTCCTGCAGGGACGACGCCTCATCACAGATGGAATGGTTACCATTAAAGCTAACATTCGCAAGGAAAATTTCAAGGCTGCGAGAGAGACACTGGGCAGAGTCCTTCATACGCTGCAG GACTTCTACAGTCACAGTAACTGGGTGGAGCTGGGAAACACGGAGCCTTACATCAACCTCATTCGGCCAAATCTTCCACTGGAAAACCTGGCAG ATGCCAACATCGCCACCTGCAATGATTGTGCCAGTGGAACGTGCCCCAATCCCATCCTCCCCAACATCCTGCAACAGAAGAAGTTGACGTCTGGCTACATGGGAATCTTCTCCTCTGTCAAGCCTAAAG gAAAATGCAGCCATGGAGGTACATCTGATCTGACCAACACAGTAAATCCCCGTGGTGGCATCAGCAAAGATGAGGGTCGTGGTGGCAACATGGCCTTCCATAATGCTGCTGTGAGATTGGCCACTGCTGCAAgtctccagctgctggaggacatCCGCTTGGCTGCTGGGGACAAAGACTTTCTGAG AATGATGGGGATAGCCCGCTCATCTGTCGTGTGCTTCGTTATTGACACCACTGGCAGCATGTCTGATGACATTGATGGAGTCAGGGAGCTTATGTACAAAATCATTGACAGCAAAAAAGGCACTCAGGATGAACCATCTGAGTACATCATGGTCCCCTTCAATGACCCTG aTTTTGGACCAGTAACCAGGACAGCAGATGCTAATAAAATGAAACGTGAACTCTCCAATCTCAAAGCGAATGGAGGCGGAGATGTCCCTGAGATGTGTTTTTCAGGACTTCAG TTGGCTCTCACTAGTGCCCCACATTCCTCTGAGGTCTTTGTTTTCACGGATGCCGGAGTCAAAGACATCGCCCTGAAGGAAACAATTTTGGCCCTCGTCAGGAGCACCAAGTCAACG GTCTCCTTCTACAATACTGGAAGCAGTAGGCGTCGTCGTCGTCGATCCGTTGAGTCTCCCTTTGACATCTACAAGGAACTGGCTCAGGCCTCTGGAGGACAAGCCATCCAGGTGTCAAAGAAAGAGCTGCCTCAGGCCACAGACGTCATCCTTGACACCTCTACTTCAGCTCTG GTGACAGTTCTTCAGCGAGCAAGGAACCCTGGGAGGCAAGAGACCTTCTCCTTCATATTGGATGAATCTCTTAAAAACATCACCATCTACATCACAGGaatctccctctctttcacacTGACCGACCCTGCAG GTGTGagccagagcagctctgagGTCAATGGGAAGCTGGGAACCATTCAGACTGTGGGCAACCTGAGAAGAATTCGTCTCAATGCTAACAAGCAGACAGGAACCTGGAAGATCAACATCGTGTCCAACCAACCATACACACTTAAAGTCACAG GCCAGAGTACAATGAGCTTTATCTATGAATTTGTGAAAAGCTTTGAGGGACCTCATCCAGGCTATGCAGTACTCAGCGGGCGTCCGCTAACAG GTCAGCCAGCCACCTTGATGGTCTCAGTGATTGGGAGGAGAGGTCCGTCCTCACTAGATGTTGGAAGCATTGCCCTCAtgactcctgctgctgctgctgaggctgtgAGCAACGGTACAATGGCTGACATGGGTAATGGAGACATCCTGGTGACTGTTGATGCTGTCCCAGAGGGGGAGTTTGTGCTCATTCTGAAAGGAACAGACAAAGTGTCAAACACTGAATTTCAGAGGCAGTCAACCACCCAGATGTCCATCTCCAAAGTGAACATCCAG GCTGCGGTGGACAGCAGTGTGGAGCCAGGAGAAGCCTTCAAACTCCCATTCAGCGTACTGACCAAAGGCTCTGGTGGCCAGTATCACATCAGTGCCAGAAATGACAGAGACTTCCCTATGTCCTTTCCAGAAAG CCTCACTCTGACAACTGGAGAATACTCTAACAACACATTGACCATCACACCACCTCTCAGCACAGAATCAGGCACTGATGTCACTCTTACACTGGAGGCCAAGTCGTCCAGTGGCGTTGACTCTAATTACATTGTTCTGAGATTATCTGTCATTAAAAAG ATCACAGATTTTGTTCCGCCTTTGTGTGAAATAGTGACTGTTCTGGCTGACGATTGTCCTCGAGATCTGTCTAAGTGTGGATCTTTCAGGTGGGAGCTCTCAGCCAACCTGACTGACAAAAATGGCACTGGGATAGAAAGAATCTTCCTGCAGCAGGGTAATGGAACCCTCTCACACACCTCTCTGAGCGCTCCCATCATCCAGGCCAGCTACAACGCCTCCTGCTGTGCGCAGATTGTTGAGGTTGTAGCTGTGGATGAAGTTGGCAATGTGGGAAAATGCTATCATTCAATAGTTCGTTCAGGTGGCCCCCCTGCTGTCACTCTGTCATTGCCATTGTGGTTTTGTCTGCTGGTGTCTGTTCTTGGAATGAATTCATGA